Proteins from a single region of Chrysemys picta bellii isolate R12L10 chromosome 9, ASM1138683v2, whole genome shotgun sequence:
- the DIPK2A gene encoding divergent protein kinase domain 2A isoform X2 produces MVAVNYVGEELWSYFNAPWEKRVDLAWQLMEIAEQLTNNDFEFALYLLDVSFDNFAVGPRDGKVIIVDAENVLVADKRLIKQNKPENWDVWYESKFDDCDKEACLSFSKEILCARATVDHNYYAICQNLLSRHATWRGTSGGLLHDPPAEIAKDGRLEALLDECANPKKRYGRFQAAKELREYLAQLSNNVR; encoded by the exons ATGGTGGCCGTCAACTATGTTGGAGAAGAATTGTGGAGTTACTTCAATGCACCATGGGAAAAACGAGTGGACCTAGCCTGGCAATTAATGGAAATAGCAGAACAACTGACAAACAATGACTTTGAATTTGCACTCTACCTCCTTGATGTCAGCTTTGACAACTTTGCAGTTGGTCCTAGAGATGGGAAGGTTATCATTGTAGATGCAGAAAATGTTCTGGTGGCCGACAAAAGGTTAATCAAACAGA ATAAACCTGAAAACTGGGATGTATGGTACGAGAGCAAGTTTGATGACTGTGATAAAGAAGCTTGCTTGTCCTTCTCGAAAGAGATTCTTTGTGCTCGTGCCACTGTGGACCACAATTACTATGCTATTTGTCAGAACCTTTTATCAAGACATGCCACCTGGCGTGGCACCTCTGGAGGACTACTTCATGACCCTCCAGCTGAAATTGCCAAAGATGGCCGACTTGAGGCCTTGCTGGATGAGTGTGCCAACCCAAAGAAGCGATACGGTAGATTCCAAGCTGCAAAAGAACTACGTGAATACCTTGCACAATTAAGTAATAATGTGAGGTAG